Genomic DNA from Fusarium keratoplasticum isolate Fu6.1 chromosome 2, whole genome shotgun sequence:
GGGCATCCTCCGCAGACTTCGCGAGGGCGCCGACGTCGCCACAACCACGCGGCAGGTGAAAGACGGCGACCTTCCGCTACAGCCAGCATGGTCGCCAGAGACACGACTTCATTATGAGTTCCCTTATTCCACTTCTATGCCGGCTGCTCTGTTATCACCGGACAACCCGTATCTCGGCTCACCAGTATTCGAAATTACGTCCCACGCTCTGCCGCAGTCAGCAGAGCAAACGGAGGTTTGGGCAAGCCAGTCCGAGATGTCGAGTAAATACCGGCCGCTGCTTCCTAACACTACACCAGCATCGAGTTCAACAGAAGATGCCTCCGGCTCTCAGTCTCAATCTTCGCTTTCAGGCCTTGTCCAGATCCCCCGAACGGGAATTCGTGCGGCCTGCGAATCCTGTCGAGAGAAGACGCGGGTAAGACCTTCCTCAACTTGGTTGTTGATTCTATTCAGGAAATCATGCAAATTAACGCCAGTGCAGTGCAATGGCGGCCGGCCTATGTGCAATCGCTGCATTGAAACCACCACAGAGTGCATCTACCGcaccgatgaggaggaaaagaaggtATCAGCCCTGGAAAGGCGCAATGGCGAGGTGATCGCGGAGTTGGAACAGCTGCGCGAGCTATCCCTTGAGTTGTGTTGAGCCTCCCGGCCGTACCGAGCCCCACATCCCCCGATTTGTCAGGAGGTACATGAGGGGAACGTAGTGATGCGTCATTAATTGATTCCGCCTTTATCACCCTACAAATCATTTCGAATTAATTAATGACTTGTCAATCAATACCTACAGAGATATCTGCGGAGGCGCTTAACGCGTATGATGATAGTAGCTTCATCAACGAAGATAACAGCCGGCAAGAGCATGAGGGTGATAGCACCCGGAGACCGGGGATGTGAGCAGTGTGATGTAGCAATATGTAACTCGAGAGATTGCTGGTACTTCTATTATAGGCTAAATTACGGGGGAACAACAGGTATCTTTGACATGGCGCATTTTAATTGGCTGCAACCCCCTGCCGTGACCTGGCGGGAGGTTCAACACAACTCAAGGGATACGGCATGATACACTCACGGTCGACTGAGGAGGCACAAGAGATCTTCAACCGCATACGGACGAACAGTGATCCCATCGACGTCTTGCAGATGGTCAAGGCCTCAGATCTACTGCTACAAGGGACTTCGCCCGAAGAAACAGGCATGGAGGCACAGACCAGACGGGAACGGACTTCCAAGTGAGGCGAAGCACTTCATCGTGGGAGAAAAACCGACCCACAGAAGATATTCGCATTAGGGTTATGGTTGGGGTTAGTATTTACTATCTAAGCTAATCTGCCCGGGGGGTTTCTTCTAGCTAAAGATATAGCTTATAAGGTAAGGAGAGGAGATTTTTCTAAGATAAGGaaatataagagatataagagtaagaagatataactaagaaaaaaagagatataactaaaagagagagatatagctaaGAGAGAGAAATATAGCTAGAAAagagagataagagataagagataaataagagataaaagatAAGAGgtaagagataagagataagggataaataagagataagggataaataagagataagggataagaaataaataagaaaagagattAGCCTTAGGAAGACCTTCTAGGGGAATTCCAAAGAGACCTAGCTAAGCCACTAGGGGGATCTCGGGCTATAGAAGCCGCTGAGGTAGCCCTAGTCCTCATAAGGGCAAGGCTTATAGAGGAATCTAGCTGGTTAGCTGCAAAGGGGCCTATCATCTATGAAAAACGTCGGCTGAGCTACCGACGTTTTTTTTATATGGGGGAATTTTTTTACGCTAGCAGACCATGGGgcagccgacgttttttttctcgaccagccgacgttttttaaaaaacagGGTTCTAATAGGGCTAAGGCTctaagaaagagatatatataactcTAAGCTATAAGGATTTTAGaaattaagtcttttttcttatatcttatccccttatttttctagaattatttaaagataaaaaagaggaattTTAATGGGGTGGTCAGTGCAACTAGCGTTACGCTAAAAATCCCCAACCACCGCCGCAACCTAGCTACCTAGCCACACCAACCACTATGCCAGCCACAACTAAGGCAATTTCTTAGCCAATAAGCTTTAACCTTtattttccttctttcttttaattCTTCTATAAAGACTCTATTTTTtcctagctatatatttctaatctctatctctatctctatcttaattacctataagccttataattatggattattttacttatatctctattttttcccttcttatTTGCAAGACTTGTAAAACCGCAGTTCTTTTTAACCAaattcaacaacacctccgccaacagcctcatcagctttcccttgaagagatcaagcccgcccTAGAGCAGGCTGCTaagcttgatcttcttcaaggccagaaagaCCTTGCAAGGCTACCTAAGCCTATTCCCCTAGGCCCTCCTATCTCACAACTTGGAGAGCCTATGCAACAGGGCTTCCGCTGTACCTTTGAGCCTAGCTGCTTCTATATTGGCTCTGAGCTACGCCGAATTAGAGAGCACCTACGGGTCTTTCATAAGGTCCAGCAGAAAGGTCAAAAGGGCCGGCCTTCCAAGGCAATAGCCTCGCCAGCCTTCTATAGCTACTGAAAGCTATTGGCGAGCCGGCGTAGCTTATCAGCAACTCTTTAAGCAAGGGCCTCGCAGTGAATACTTTGAGGTCTTGCTAGAAGGCAATAGCTCtgaagctctctctcttccagaagctaaggctgcctttgaggcccAAGCCCTAGCTATCAGaagcaaggaggccgaggctatAGAGCAGCTAAATGACTTTACTGCTCCTaatccttggcttcgaagGCTAGGATCAGCAAGGCACCTAGCTAACTTTAGTGGGGAAAAGGATTTCCTAAGAGACCTACTTTCTCTTAACCTTACCTTAACTAAAGAGTCACTAGAAGAGACCTCTGAGCTTGCctgctttttttctcttgcgggcctttgaggagcttatTCAAGAAGCtataagccttatagctTCTAATGAGATTCCTCTGAATGCTCTCTTTGAGGTTAACCGGCAAGATGCCTcgcagccagcaaagaagccctttagctataggtataagaaagctaCGCAAGACCGCTATGCCATAGTGGCAAAGCAGCTTCTAGTCTATACCTTCCGCTGCCTCAACCTAGAGCCCACAGAGAGGCCACCTTTCaaagcaagccagcagcagcgctagctagctataaggctCTATCTGATAACCTAGATGACCTAGAAGAGGCCTGGCTCTTAGCTAAAGGCAACTTCTCTAGCTATAAGGTTATAGAGCTTTATAAGGgggcaaaggaaaagaccttggcgctATTTATCTCGATCCTAGATCATCAGACTAAGGATAGTGAATTTAATAGCGTTatggtctcttttcttactGTGCTTAGTATATCTCCtaatggctcttggcttAGCTTTGAGACTTTtaccccttttctctctgccttAGTCTCTATTTCTAGGCTCCTTATCTTGCGAGAAGTAGCTAGAAAAAGAGATAAGGCTATCCAGCAGCATATCGAGCTTGGAAGGAGCCTTctagaagctcgagaagctagCCCTGGCTATTTTGAGCTTGTGCAACAGCTCGTAACTAGGTGTATGCTGAATAGCCCGGCTGGGGCTGATACGACCCCTATGCAGTTTATCCTTCGGCTGCGTAGCTATGGAatagctgccaaggccaatacagcccagcccggctaTATCAGCTGGGAAGGAGAGACTATCCTCTATAGAGGCAACCGGCTTAGCCTTCCTAGCCTGCAGCATATACTgcaggctgccttggatgaagcccggcttcttctcttccaggggcTTCTTATGCAAGAGAGCTAtaccttggaggagagccagccgGCCCTAGTGCCTTCTATCCCCTGGGATTCTATCCAGGATAACCCTACTGATGATTCAGTGGGTTATTCCTTTTAGATAGCCTCTATGAGGTAGCTAGGGGAGGGACTAAGAGCTggcttttttcctttctctggGAAGACCCTATTCTCAAGGCCCGCTGGTTTGGAAGCTCTAGTAGCTCTTCTATAGCCCCAGAGGCTAGGGCTATGTCTTCTTATAGCCAAAGCATTGAGaagttgcttgagctgctAGCCTTTTTGATTCACTTGAGCAGTGGTCTTCCGGCTCGGTCAAATGAGCTCCTAACCCTTCGGCACCGCAATACCGCCGCAGGGGGCATCCGCAATATCTTCCTAGACCAAGGGCTAGTTATGCTAGTTACTGGTATTCATAAGGGCTTTTCTAGGTCAGAGAGACTCAAAGTTATCCACCGCTTCCTTCCTCAGGAGGTTGGAACCCTTTTAGTCTATTATCTCTGGCTTatcttgcccttctgggAAGCTATGCAGGCTAATTTTGACCCTAGCTCTCAGGGCTCTTTTTTCCCCCCTTTCTCTGGAAGACCTCTAGCctagatggcgatgaggcttATGGCAAGAAGGTAGAGGCCCTAGGGGATAACCCCCCAgctacagcagctgcaggccGAGCTAGGCTTCTATAGCCTTAGAAGCTCTCCCTTTGTGGCCCTGAGAGGTAGCCAGGCTGATAGCCCTAGGCTGCATATAGGGCTTGCAGCAGGCTCTTGGAATTCAGCTAGGCTTAGCCGGGTCCTTAAGCGCTGGGGCAAgttggctggcattgagTCTCTTACTATTAGTAGCTGGCGGCATATAGCTATTGCCCTAGGCCGCCGCTATATCCGGGATGCAGCTATTACTAGCCAGGGGCTATATAGCGAAGTCGACCACGGAGATAGTGAAAGCagctctgatgaagagggcccTGGAGAAAGAGATACTATTCTCCATAGGCAGACCGGCCATAGCAGTATGACTTCCAACCTAGTCTACGGCCGGCAGCTTACAGAAGCCCATTTTGAGACCTATCAGCGCAGGCAAAGCTTCCGGCTTCTTAGTGAAGAGTGGCACTTCTTGCTTGGTTTCCCCTCTGCCcctggcttctcaagggcaactaTCCCCTCGGGCTCAAAGAGAGGCCTAgctgccgttgaccttgagcatttccaggagcttcaagTAGCCCGCTGGAAGCAGCTACGCAAGGttaaccttgaccttgagctgcagaggctgctCGGCTCTAACGCCACCTTCCGGCAAGGCCAGAAGCCGATTCtagaggccatcatgagtaATAGGAATCCAATCCTAGCCATCATGCCCACTAGCGGCGGCAAGAGCCTTCTATTTCAGTTGCCGGCTGCTAGCTGCCCAGATAGCATAACTATAGTAGTTGTGCCGCTGGTCTCGCTGCTAGGCAACCTCCTAGACCGCTGCCAAGCTATGGATATCCCTGCTGCTCAGTGGCAGGCTGATAGGGGCACCAAGGGGGGCTTCTATTATCTTTGTGACGCCCGAGTCAGCTATGACAAAGCGGTTCCAGGCCTATCTAgatggcctccaagccccAGCCCGCCTTGACCGCATAGTTATAGATGAGTGCCACACGATTCTAGAAGGCAGCCCCCGGTTCAGGCCTAAGCTAAGGCAGCTAGGCCTATTGGCCTTGCGAGGCGTGCAGATAGTATACCTAACTGCAACGTTGCCTATAGCTGAAGAGCGTGAATTCCTAGGCCTAGTttacaccaaggccaaagatgccactATCTTCCGGGCTCCCACAACCCGGCCTAATATCAGCTACAGGGTAGTTGATTTCCCTCTGCTTCCCAAAGAGGGCTATCTGCAGTCTGCTGAGAATGCCCTGaggcagctgcttgatagCAAGCTTACCCTATACCCTCGCCCAGCCAAAGCTATAGTCTATTGCAAGACTATAGCTATAACTGAAGCCCCTAGCCCAGGCTCTAGGGTGTGATGCCTACTATAACGAGGTTGATACTcgcgatggcaaggcagaacGCCTGCAGGCCTGGATGGAAGGGTCTCGGGAGACCCTCTATGGCAATGGCAGGGGTTATAGTTGCAACTaatgctcttggcctcggtatTGATATCCCTAATATCAGGGTTATCATACACCTtgagatgccaaagaggcttgcagactatgggcagcagagcggccgtgccggtcgagatgggcttccTAGCGAGGCTATTACCCTCAGGCCTTTGCAAAGCtcgacccaagaagcccaatcTTCTAGGTTCCTAAGCATAGGCAGCAGAGAATTCCTCTCTACTAGCCAATGCCGTAGGATAGCCTTAGATAGGGCTCTAGATGGCCGAGCTAGCCGGCAAGTATGCGAGGCAGGGGAGGAAAAGTGTGACTTTTGCCTAGAGAACCTGCCTTTAaccgcagaagaaggctaTGCCCTAGAGAGCCCTGAAGAGAGGGATCTTAGGCTTAGAGCTATGCAAGTACAGCAGATGCGTACTGCAGCAGCTACCCGGGCCGAGAGGGAAAGGGCAGACTTTGAGACCTTTCAGAGGCTGCtttcagcagcttcttcagggctgccttttctgcaagcttgatgggctAGATAGGCGAGACCATCTGCCATTAAGCTGCACCCGggccacttcttccagccgcAAGGATATacgccttggctttgagctAACTAAGTCTATTACCCGCTACCTAAGGCAGCGGGATAGGCTAGGAAGCTTTGGAGCCTGTGCCTATTGCCTTGTGCCCCAGGAGCTTTGCAGCCGCTGGGAGGAAGACCCGCAGCATGGCGGCTGGCAGCTAATCCAGGGGGGTAGTTGCCAGTTTCCTGGGCTTATTGCTGCCCTCTGGAGCTCTGCTGTAttacagcagccacaactaGCTAGCCGGCTTTATAAAGAGCTTGGGTTTGAGGGGGAAATTAACCCCCCTAACTGCGCTCCCTAAGCACCATCGGGTCTTATGGTCCTGGCTAGGGGAGAGGATCTCTTGGGCTAGCTATGATGCTATCCGGATCTGCCGTATCTATAAGGAGCTGGCAGAAGCCTTGAATATGCCTTAGCATAGCTAAAGAGATACTCTAGGATAGTtactaggtatttattttaggtagtattataataatagtacCCTTTGcacttaataaaatagcccTATCCTCTTAGCCCTCTTAGTTATTTCCCTTAGtagcctataataaataggataagaaaaataatacctGCCTCTTACCCTATAGCCGCCTCTTATAGCGCAAATAGCCCCCTATAGCCCAAGTACCCGCCCCTTACCCTTATAGCCGCCCCCTGTAGCGCAAATAGCCCCCTGTAGCCTAAGTACCCGCCCCTTACCCTTATAGCCGCCCCCCTGTAGCCTAAATAGCCCCCTGAAAGTTAAATGCAGTTTCCTCTAAGCCCACTATAATAGAAGCTTGAGCCTTAAgttatctattatatataggggcATAGAAACTGGTTTGAACCATTGCGGCGCGCCCCAGTCGCTATGTGACTCCCCTGTTGCCCcccctatagctataaatagcaTATAGAGTTAATAGGCCCATCTAGCAGCTAGAAAAGAAGGTCCTttagctagctatagctagGCATCCCTAGTAGCtgtgcacccggaggagccaGGTTCGTAGGGGCCGATTACAGCTATAATccccccggccgcgaggCACAGAGCCTACAAGCATATATATAAGGGATACATAAAGGTAATCTAATAAGATAAGGTACAGTGGGGCTAGTTTAGTCACATAGCCCAGGTgaattataagctattttttactttacttta
This window encodes:
- a CDS encoding Zn(2)-C6 fungal-type domain-containing protein, with translation MSPLSSRPAPSLGDNGLLSSVSRCRSLLPAPVSNSEGSTSGSDQGPSLPSLRPRANLTKIACESCRKRKAKCCGERPKCRGCINRGVQCHYQDSGRDQHVLKRKYDEIQKKANTYEQLYHLLTCLPEREAQGILRRLREGADVATTTRQVKDGDLPLQPAWSPETRLHYEFPYSTSMPAALLSPDNPYLGSPVFEITSHALPQSAEQTEVWASQSEMSSKYRPLLPNTTPASSSTEDASGSQSQSSLSGLVQIPRTGIRAACESCREKTRCNGGRPMCNRCIETTTECIYRTDEEEKKVSALERRNGEVIAELEQLRELSLELC